The Nocardioides pantholopis genome window below encodes:
- a CDS encoding DUF6434 domain-containing protein, with translation MSDERPALDRGISGAELQRWYWRKDELAGFARQLGVRATGGKDLLTRRIVAFLDGVEFAEPAPRHSSGSAQLSGCLGPETVIPRGQRCSQVLRAWFSERLGSAFHFDAEMRAFFVGTDGTQTLQDALDHWRATRGQGAQSIGEQFEFNRFTRAWHETHPGGPREELLAAWRDYRARPVEERGRI, from the coding sequence GTGAGCGACGAGCGCCCCGCCCTCGATCGGGGGATCAGCGGTGCCGAGCTGCAGCGCTGGTACTGGCGCAAGGACGAGCTCGCCGGCTTCGCCCGCCAGCTGGGCGTCCGGGCCACCGGAGGCAAGGACCTGCTCACCCGCCGGATCGTGGCCTTCCTCGACGGGGTCGAGTTCGCCGAGCCGGCCCCGCGCCACTCTTCCGGATCCGCGCAGCTGAGTGGCTGCCTCGGCCCTGAGACGGTTATCCCGCGAGGTCAGCGATGCAGCCAGGTGCTCCGGGCCTGGTTCAGCGAGCGTCTGGGATCGGCGTTCCACTTCGACGCTGAGATGCGGGCGTTCTTCGTCGGCACCGACGGCACCCAGACGCTGCAGGACGCGCTGGATCACTGGCGGGCGACCAGAGGTCAGGGCGCGCAGAGCATCGGGGAGCAGTTCGAGTTCAACCGGTTCACCCGGGCCTGGCACGAGACCCATCCGGGCGGGCCCCGGGAGGAGCTTCTTGCCGCCTGGCGGGACTATCGCGCTCGCCCGGTGGAGGAGCGGGGACGGATCTGA
- a CDS encoding endonuclease/exonuclease/phosphatase family protein has product MPSRSFPSRLLVLPALGALVAALLVAPPVGAEHPGGRPPGHAGSKHGSKHGPTLEVLTQNLYLGSSLDPALDATTGVEFVAATAQIYGTAVASDPPRRLAAVADTIAATRPDLVGLQEVSRWTAVPVAAGASPPSYDFLALLLSELAERGLSYRVAGVSDNADIGPVPLVAPGFGCRTVSSPTSADCVVSLQDRDVILENTRTPGLRLGPPVTGRYAAQQSVPIPDAGGATLDFGRGWVHVDGSLRGARFRFLNTHLEVAGFAAVQEAQARELLAGPARTRRQLVAVGDFNSPADRASSTTSTYADLTRRWFDDAWWINRTRPGFTCCQGGALSNPTSTLRTRIDLVLTRGIRRARWAVVVGARPIADPPPRWASDHAGVVAGLQLRAGDPRHRHHHPR; this is encoded by the coding sequence ATGCCCTCCAGGTCCTTCCCGTCCCGCCTGCTGGTCCTGCCCGCCCTCGGCGCCCTGGTCGCCGCGCTGCTGGTCGCGCCGCCCGTGGGGGCCGAGCACCCCGGCGGCCGGCCACCGGGGCACGCCGGCTCGAAGCACGGCTCGAAGCACGGGCCGACGCTGGAGGTGCTGACCCAGAACCTCTACCTCGGGTCCTCGCTCGACCCCGCGCTGGACGCGACGACCGGCGTGGAGTTCGTCGCCGCCACCGCGCAGATCTACGGCACCGCCGTCGCCAGCGACCCGCCGCGCCGCCTCGCGGCGGTCGCCGACACGATCGCGGCCACCCGGCCGGACCTGGTCGGGCTCCAGGAGGTCAGCAGGTGGACGGCGGTCCCGGTGGCCGCGGGCGCGAGCCCGCCGTCGTACGACTTCCTGGCGCTGCTGCTCTCCGAGCTCGCCGAGCGGGGCCTGTCCTACCGGGTGGCCGGGGTCTCCGACAACGCCGACATCGGGCCGGTGCCGCTCGTCGCGCCCGGTTTCGGCTGCCGGACGGTCAGCTCGCCGACCTCCGCCGACTGCGTGGTCTCGCTCCAGGACCGGGACGTGATCCTCGAGAACACCCGGACCCCGGGGCTGCGGCTCGGGCCGCCGGTCACCGGCCGGTACGCCGCCCAGCAGTCGGTCCCGATCCCGGACGCGGGCGGTGCCACGCTCGACTTCGGCCGCGGCTGGGTCCACGTGGACGGCAGCCTGCGGGGCGCCCGGTTCCGGTTCCTCAACACCCACCTCGAGGTCGCCGGGTTCGCCGCCGTGCAGGAGGCCCAGGCGCGCGAGCTGCTGGCCGGCCCGGCCCGGACCCGGCGCCAGCTGGTCGCGGTCGGGGACTTCAACTCGCCCGCGGACCGGGCGAGCTCCACGACCAGCACCTACGCGGACCTGACCCGACGCTGGTTCGACGACGCGTGGTGGATCAACCGCACCCGTCCCGGGTTCACCTGCTGCCAGGGTGGGGCGCTCAGCAACCCGACCTCGACCCTGCGGACCCGCATCGACCTGGTGCTGACCCGCGGCATCCGGCGGGCCCGCTGGGCAGTGGTCGTCGGCGCACGGCCGATCGCCGACCCGCCGCCCCGCTGGGCGTCGGACCACGCGGGCGTGGTCGCCGGGCTGCAGCTTCGGGCGGGGGACCCCCGGCATCGGCACCATCACCCGCGCTGA
- a CDS encoding SDR family oxidoreductase has protein sequence MSRLIVITGAASGIGAAVRQLMEERGDRVLGVDLKGTEVSADLGTAAGRAQAVAEILDASGGVVDGVVTCAGLSNPSPALPPVNYFGTTELVSGLRDALAAAPAPRVVLVGSISATQPVDQALVDALLAGDAEEAARLTEAAIADGRPQQLYPSSKSAVAQWARRTAVAPGWADAGIPINVVSPGVVLSPMTANLVKDPKMKQVMDSAVPMPLHGYSAPEDIARVIGFLLSPEITHVTGQVIYVDGGAEATLRPASHF, from the coding sequence ATGTCCCGTCTCATCGTCATCACCGGCGCCGCCTCCGGCATCGGCGCAGCCGTCCGCCAGCTGATGGAGGAGCGCGGTGACCGCGTCCTCGGCGTCGACCTGAAGGGGACCGAGGTCTCCGCCGACCTCGGCACCGCGGCCGGCCGGGCCCAGGCCGTGGCCGAGATCCTCGACGCCTCGGGTGGCGTGGTCGACGGCGTCGTGACCTGTGCGGGGCTCTCGAACCCGTCGCCGGCCCTGCCGCCGGTCAACTACTTCGGCACCACCGAGCTCGTCAGCGGGCTGCGGGACGCGCTCGCCGCCGCGCCGGCGCCCCGCGTCGTCCTGGTCGGATCGATCTCTGCGACCCAGCCGGTCGACCAGGCGCTGGTCGACGCGCTGCTCGCCGGCGACGCCGAGGAGGCCGCCCGGCTGACCGAGGCCGCGATCGCCGACGGCCGCCCGCAGCAGCTCTACCCGTCGTCGAAGTCGGCGGTCGCCCAGTGGGCGCGGCGTACGGCGGTGGCGCCGGGGTGGGCCGACGCCGGGATCCCGATCAACGTGGTCTCGCCGGGGGTCGTCCTCTCCCCGATGACCGCCAACCTGGTCAAGGACCCGAAGATGAAGCAGGTCATGGACTCCGCCGTGCCGATGCCGCTGCACGGCTACTCCGCCCCCGAGGACATCGCCCGGGTCATCGGGTTCCTGCTCTCGCCCGAGATCACCCATGTGACGGGCCAGGTGATCTACGTCGACGGCGGCGCCGAGGCCACGCTGCGGCCCGCCTCGCACTTCTGA
- a CDS encoding FAD-dependent oxidoreductase — MATNTPLDRIVVIGGSIAGLAAAATAAGRAREVLVVERREPPATGSIAPQGHLPHVMLAAGSRVLEQLFAGFAQDLLDRGASSGGADPVRLPCHWVASGSTRTHLQLRDLGFPRALCSRSLVESRLRAATLALPGVRSVRASVEGLALESGRARGAGVAGVRLRGVVDPLDADLVIDASGRGSHTERWLPCPPPATEVVVDLRYTAYVVERHAGDLDGAAFAIIQNTRDLPRLGVALPMEGQRWQVVLGGYFGTAAPRDGDGARSFARTLADPVLATLLSRPALEEPAGYSFRSSRRRHWDRLGEHPRNLCVLGDAAASFNPVYGQGMSAALLQAEALGRVLDRAGTGPELAGDLAREVASVVDGPWLIATGADFVYPATRGRRPPGNRLVNRYVDRVTRAAAVDDHSNAALTDVQQLTAPPASLFRPGVLTRTLRHGARPPQRG, encoded by the coding sequence ATGGCCACCAACACTCCCCTGGACCGCATCGTGGTCATCGGCGGCAGCATCGCGGGTCTGGCCGCTGCGGCCACCGCGGCGGGCCGGGCCCGCGAGGTTCTCGTGGTCGAACGACGCGAGCCGCCCGCCACCGGCAGCATCGCTCCCCAGGGACACCTGCCCCACGTCATGCTCGCCGCCGGGTCCCGGGTCCTGGAGCAGCTCTTCGCGGGATTCGCGCAGGACCTCCTCGACCGCGGCGCCAGCTCCGGCGGGGCCGACCCGGTGCGGCTCCCCTGCCACTGGGTGGCCAGCGGATCGACCCGGACCCACCTGCAGCTGCGCGACCTGGGGTTCCCCCGTGCGCTGTGCAGCCGCTCGCTCGTGGAGTCCCGGCTGCGGGCCGCCACGCTCGCGCTCCCCGGCGTCCGCTCCGTGCGCGCCAGCGTCGAGGGGCTGGCCCTCGAATCCGGGCGGGCCCGCGGGGCGGGCGTCGCGGGCGTGCGGCTGCGTGGGGTGGTCGACCCCCTGGACGCCGACCTGGTCATCGACGCCAGCGGCCGCGGTAGCCACACCGAGCGCTGGCTGCCGTGCCCGCCGCCCGCCACGGAGGTCGTCGTGGACCTGCGCTACACGGCGTACGTCGTGGAGCGGCACGCGGGCGACCTCGACGGCGCGGCGTTCGCGATCATCCAGAACACCCGGGACCTCCCGCGCCTGGGTGTCGCTCTGCCGATGGAGGGCCAGCGCTGGCAGGTCGTGCTCGGCGGCTACTTCGGCACGGCCGCACCCCGGGACGGGGACGGCGCCCGCAGCTTCGCCCGCACCCTGGCGGATCCCGTGCTGGCCACGCTGCTGAGCCGTCCCGCCCTGGAGGAACCGGCCGGCTACTCGTTCCGGTCGAGCCGGCGGCGGCACTGGGACCGGCTCGGTGAGCATCCGCGGAACCTCTGCGTCCTGGGCGACGCGGCCGCCAGCTTCAACCCGGTCTACGGGCAGGGCATGAGCGCCGCCCTGCTCCAGGCCGAGGCACTGGGCCGGGTCCTCGACCGGGCGGGGACCGGCCCGGAGCTGGCGGGCGACCTGGCCCGGGAGGTGGCATCGGTCGTGGACGGACCCTGGCTGATCGCCACCGGCGCCGACTTCGTCTATCCGGCGACCCGCGGCCGCCGGCCACCCGGGAACCGGCTGGTCAACCGGTACGTCGACCGGGTCACCCGGGCGGCGGCCGTGGACGATCACAGCAACGCCGCGCTCACCGACGTGCAGCAGCTGACCGCCCCGCCGGCCAGCCTGTTCCGGCCCGGCGTGCTCACCCGCACCCTGCGACACGGAGCCCGGCCGCCTCAGCGCGGGTGA
- the ychF gene encoding redox-regulated ATPase YchF has product MALTIGIVGLPNAGKSTLFNALTKNDVLAANYPFATIEPNVGVVGVPDDRLPRLAEIFGSAKILPATVEFVDIAGIVAGASQGEGLGNKFLAHIRESAAICQVTRVFRDEDVTHVDGEVNPANDISTIQTELILADLQTVEKAIPRLEKEARGKKELAANLAAAKEALAHLEAGTPIIATAVDRELIRELSLLTAKPFIYVFNCDADELADEELKDRMRALVAPAEAIFLDAKFEAELVELGDEDEAREMLAEMGVTEPGLDVLARVGFETLGLQTYLTAGPKETRAWTIPKGATAPEAAGVIHTDFQRGFIKAEIVSFDDLVEAGSMQKAKEAGKVRMEGKDYVMADGDVVEFRFNV; this is encoded by the coding sequence GTGGCTCTCACCATCGGCATCGTCGGTCTCCCCAACGCGGGCAAGTCAACGCTCTTCAACGCGCTCACGAAGAACGACGTCCTGGCGGCGAACTACCCGTTCGCCACCATCGAGCCGAACGTCGGGGTCGTCGGCGTGCCCGACGACCGGCTGCCGAGGCTCGCCGAGATCTTCGGCAGCGCCAAGATCCTGCCGGCGACCGTGGAGTTCGTGGACATCGCCGGGATCGTCGCCGGCGCCTCGCAGGGGGAGGGGCTGGGCAACAAGTTCCTCGCCCACATCCGCGAGTCCGCCGCGATCTGCCAGGTCACCCGGGTCTTCCGCGACGAGGACGTCACCCACGTCGACGGCGAGGTCAACCCGGCCAACGACATCTCCACGATCCAGACCGAGCTGATCCTGGCCGACCTGCAGACGGTGGAGAAGGCGATCCCGCGGCTGGAGAAGGAGGCCCGGGGCAAGAAGGAGCTCGCGGCGAACCTCGCCGCCGCGAAGGAGGCCCTGGCCCACCTCGAGGCCGGCACGCCGATCATCGCCACCGCCGTCGACCGCGAGCTGATCCGCGAGCTGTCGCTGCTGACCGCCAAGCCGTTCATCTACGTCTTCAACTGCGACGCCGACGAGCTCGCCGACGAGGAGCTCAAGGACCGGATGCGTGCGCTGGTCGCCCCGGCCGAGGCGATCTTCCTGGACGCGAAGTTCGAGGCCGAGCTGGTCGAGCTCGGCGACGAGGACGAGGCCCGCGAGATGCTCGCCGAGATGGGGGTGACCGAGCCCGGCCTGGACGTGCTCGCCCGCGTCGGCTTCGAGACCCTCGGCCTGCAGACCTACCTCACCGCCGGCCCCAAGGAGACCCGCGCCTGGACGATCCCGAAGGGCGCCACCGCCCCGGAGGCCGCCGGCGTGATCCACACCGACTTCCAGCGCGGCTTCATCAAGGCCGAGATCGTCTCCTTCGACGACCTTGTCGAGGCCGGCTCCATGCAGAAGGCCAAGGAGGCCGGCAAGGTGCGCATGGAGGGCAAGGACTACGTCATGGCCGACGGCGACGTGGTGGAGTTCCGGTTCAACGTCTGA
- a CDS encoding TetR/AcrR family transcriptional regulator: protein MARPRIHDDATAEALLDAAGALLRESGISGVSVRAVAARSGTSFRAVYAVFGSKQALVDALAERGYRSLTARVGDLPLTEDAGRDLVQAGAEAFRCFALEQPELFRLTFEQVSAEVLRQERVARAALGSYEALRGRVQRARAAGLVHPDRSDEQCVLAFHSLCHGLAAAELASRRPPDGPGFWPMLRAADLAPVWCDALAGLVRHLGSVPEA, encoded by the coding sequence ATGGCCAGGCCTCGGATCCACGACGACGCGACCGCCGAGGCCCTGCTCGACGCGGCCGGAGCGCTGCTGCGCGAGTCCGGGATCTCCGGGGTCTCGGTGCGGGCTGTCGCTGCGAGGTCCGGGACCAGCTTCCGGGCCGTCTACGCGGTCTTCGGCTCGAAGCAGGCGCTGGTCGACGCGCTCGCCGAGCGCGGATACCGCAGCCTGACCGCGCGGGTCGGCGACCTGCCGCTGACCGAGGACGCCGGCCGCGACCTGGTCCAGGCCGGGGCCGAGGCGTTCCGGTGCTTCGCCCTGGAACAGCCCGAGCTGTTCCGGCTGACCTTCGAGCAGGTCTCCGCTGAGGTGCTGCGCCAGGAACGGGTGGCCCGTGCCGCGCTGGGCAGCTACGAGGCGCTGCGCGGCCGGGTCCAGCGCGCCAGGGCCGCGGGCCTGGTCCACCCTGACCGGTCCGACGAGCAGTGCGTGCTCGCCTTCCACAGCCTGTGCCACGGGCTGGCCGCCGCCGAGCTCGCCTCCCGGCGGCCGCCGGACGGCCCGGGCTTCTGGCCGATGCTGCGCGCGGCCGACCTCGCCCCGGTGTGGTGCGACGCGCTCGCCGGCCTGGTCCGGCACCTCGGGTCGGTCCCGGAGGCCTGA
- a CDS encoding GNAT family N-acetyltransferase yields MTQAPLLADYDSQLRTDAEMAGATALTRLGPLHLGTFDGARGHVSYRDLDGADAEQVRAWVGETLAHYRRHGVVRDLEWKTRGHDHAPGLHEALVTHGFEPGEPESVMVGETRRLAVDAEPPAGVALRRVSDEADVRAMCAMQDEVFGPEVSGDTVEGLLRRLREADTTELWVAEAAGAVVAAGRLEVVEHSAFAGLWGGATLPGWRGRGIYRALTAVRSRSALARGRTLLHSDCTEDSRPILERSGMVRVSTTTPYRIRL; encoded by the coding sequence GTGACCCAGGCACCCCTGCTCGCGGACTACGACAGCCAGCTCCGGACCGACGCCGAGATGGCGGGCGCGACAGCGCTCACCCGACTGGGGCCGCTGCACCTCGGCACCTTCGACGGCGCTCGCGGCCACGTCAGCTACCGGGACCTCGACGGCGCGGACGCCGAGCAGGTCCGGGCGTGGGTCGGGGAGACCCTGGCGCACTACCGGCGCCACGGCGTCGTACGCGACCTGGAGTGGAAGACGCGCGGCCACGACCACGCACCCGGGCTGCACGAGGCGCTGGTGACCCACGGGTTCGAGCCGGGCGAGCCGGAGTCGGTGATGGTCGGCGAGACCCGACGGCTCGCGGTCGACGCGGAGCCGCCGGCCGGGGTGGCACTGCGCCGGGTGAGCGACGAGGCGGACGTCCGGGCGATGTGCGCGATGCAGGACGAGGTCTTCGGCCCAGAGGTGTCCGGGGACACCGTGGAGGGGCTGCTGCGCCGCCTCCGGGAGGCCGACACGACCGAGCTCTGGGTCGCCGAGGCGGCGGGGGCGGTGGTCGCCGCGGGCCGGCTCGAGGTGGTCGAGCACAGTGCGTTCGCGGGGCTGTGGGGTGGCGCCACGCTGCCGGGGTGGCGGGGGCGGGGGATCTACCGGGCGCTCACCGCTGTCCGGTCCCGGTCGGCGCTCGCCCGGGGGCGGACCCTGCTGCACAGCGACTGCACCGAGGACTCGCGCCCGATCCTCGAGCGCTCCGGGATGGTCCGGGTCTCGACGACCACGCCGTACCGGATCCGGCTCTGA
- a CDS encoding HNH endonuclease signature motif containing protein: protein MTEVTHPYLAGVDTAAAALEQIVELEPAFLPVSDQRRAVLAMRRLSTQVQAMEAMLMAAAGGVAEAEGSRDVAAWVAHRSHDSLVTTRRLQRLGVACDQRWHRLGGALVAGQVNVDQGHVIAGALDDLASAAALVDIGAEEWGQVLARAEQHLVEQAAHFGPRELRRLGERILEAVAPELAEELEGRQLADAERRARRRTLLRIQHLGDGTALIKARVPEAAALRLKTSLEAFTSPRRADGRCSTDGEAVPYDRRMGEAFCSLLETLDPARLPLHGGDATTMMITMDLAALTSGLGTATLADGSRITAGEARRMACTANLVPAVLGTRSVPLDLGHTARLFTPAQRKALALRDRECRADGCSIPATWCEAHHWQPWLLGGRTDLANGILLCSRHHHLVHDDRYLHDRMPNGDVRFARRR from the coding sequence ATGACCGAGGTGACCCACCCCTATCTGGCGGGTGTCGACACCGCGGCGGCTGCCCTGGAGCAGATCGTCGAGCTGGAGCCGGCGTTCCTGCCGGTGAGCGACCAGCGCCGGGCGGTGCTCGCCATGCGGCGGCTGTCGACGCAGGTGCAGGCGATGGAGGCGATGCTGATGGCGGCCGCCGGCGGCGTGGCCGAGGCCGAGGGTTCCCGCGATGTCGCAGCCTGGGTCGCCCACCGCAGTCACGACTCCCTGGTGACCACGCGCCGCCTCCAGCGCCTCGGGGTCGCGTGCGACCAGCGCTGGCACCGGTTAGGTGGGGCGCTGGTCGCCGGGCAGGTGAACGTGGACCAGGGCCACGTGATCGCGGGCGCGCTCGACGACCTGGCCTCGGCCGCAGCGCTGGTGGACATCGGTGCCGAGGAGTGGGGACAGGTCCTGGCCCGCGCCGAGCAGCACCTGGTCGAGCAGGCGGCGCACTTCGGGCCGCGGGAGCTCCGGCGGCTGGGGGAGCGGATCCTGGAGGCCGTCGCGCCGGAGCTGGCCGAGGAGCTGGAGGGCCGGCAGCTGGCCGACGCCGAGCGCCGCGCCCGTCGGCGTACGTTGCTGCGCATCCAGCACCTCGGCGACGGGACCGCGCTGATCAAGGCGCGGGTGCCGGAGGCGGCTGCGCTGCGGCTGAAGACTTCCTTGGAGGCGTTCACGAGCCCGCGCCGGGCAGACGGTCGCTGCTCGACGGACGGAGAGGCCGTTCCGTACGACCGGCGCATGGGTGAGGCGTTCTGCTCGCTGCTGGAGACCCTCGACCCGGCCCGGCTGCCGCTGCACGGCGGGGATGCCACGACGATGATGATCACGATGGACCTCGCCGCCCTGACCAGCGGCCTCGGGACCGCGACCCTGGCCGACGGGTCCCGGATCACCGCCGGCGAAGCGCGTCGGATGGCGTGCACCGCGAACCTCGTCCCGGCCGTCCTGGGGACCCGGTCGGTGCCGCTCGACCTCGGCCACACGGCGCGGCTGTTCACGCCCGCCCAGCGCAAGGCCCTCGCCCTGCGGGACCGGGAGTGCCGTGCCGACGGATGCTCGATCCCCGCGACCTGGTGCGAGGCACATCATTGGCAGCCCTGGCTCCTCGGCGGGCGGACCGACCTCGCGAACGGGATCCTGCTCTGCTCCCGGCACCACCATCTGGTCCACGACGACCGCTATCTCCACGACCGCATGCCCAACGGCGACGTCCGCTTCGCCCGGCGGCGGTGA
- a CDS encoding GNAT family N-acetyltransferase has translation MSITVQPATLGRFDDVATMIGPKRPDANVCWCLSHRLDSRTNRELAGPARGEYVRDLCARDVAPGVLAYDGDEVVGWAAVAPRAGLPFERSPRFPQVDDLPVWSVWCLRVRPGRRGRGYSLPLLEGATAYAVDRGAPAVEGYPVDNAGAKVDLTMAFVGTRGLFERAGFTKVADTGSVAGGFPRVLMRR, from the coding sequence GTGAGCATCACGGTCCAGCCCGCCACGCTGGGCCGCTTCGACGACGTCGCGACGATGATCGGCCCGAAGCGGCCGGACGCGAACGTGTGCTGGTGCCTGAGCCATCGGCTGGACTCGCGCACCAACCGCGAGCTGGCGGGCCCCGCCCGGGGCGAGTACGTCCGGGACCTCTGCGCCCGTGACGTGGCGCCCGGCGTCCTCGCCTACGACGGCGACGAGGTCGTCGGCTGGGCGGCGGTCGCCCCGCGCGCGGGGCTGCCCTTCGAGCGGTCGCCCCGGTTCCCCCAGGTCGACGACCTGCCGGTCTGGTCGGTGTGGTGCCTGCGGGTGCGCCCCGGACGGCGCGGCCGGGGCTACTCCCTGCCGCTGCTCGAGGGCGCGACCGCCTATGCCGTGGACCGCGGCGCCCCGGCGGTCGAGGGCTACCCGGTCGACAACGCCGGCGCGAAGGTCGACCTGACGATGGCGTTCGTCGGGACCCGGGGCCTCTTCGAGCGGGCCGGGTTCACCAAGGTGGCCGACACCGGCTCGGTCGCGGGCGGGTTCCCGCGGGTGCTGATGCGGCGCTGA
- a CDS encoding VOC family protein, with protein MTEADGSSLDRDGADSGDGPLRFVAVSLDCGDPDALAQFYVSLLGGELLWSSPASAAVRTPGVTLVAQRVDGYRPPRWPGSSLVHLDLSAGRSGDANSAAVERALGLGASMAADQPDGRWTVLLDPAGHPFCITPFTPES; from the coding sequence ATGACGGAGGCCGACGGCAGCAGCCTCGACCGCGATGGCGCTGACTCTGGTGACGGACCACTGAGGTTCGTCGCCGTGTCACTGGACTGCGGGGACCCGGACGCACTCGCTCAGTTCTACGTGTCCTTGCTCGGCGGCGAACTGTTGTGGAGCTCGCCAGCTAGCGCCGCAGTGCGCACCCCTGGTGTGACGCTCGTGGCTCAGCGGGTTGACGGCTACCGCCCTCCGCGGTGGCCCGGCTCCTCCCTGGTGCACCTCGACCTGAGTGCCGGGCGGTCCGGCGACGCCAACTCTGCTGCCGTGGAGCGGGCTCTCGGACTAGGAGCCTCGATGGCTGCGGACCAGCCCGATGGGCGATGGACGGTGCTGCTGGACCCGGCTGGTCATCCGTTCTGCATCACGCCGTTCACGCCAGAGAGTTAG
- a CDS encoding zinc-dependent alcohol dehydrogenase family protein — protein sequence MRGVVMHTAGDVRVEERAEPRIVEPTDAVIRLSATCICGSDLWPYRGVEPADHQVMGHEYVGVVEEVGTEVRTVRVGDFVVGSFVISCNACELCRAGFQSHCVHAEFVAQIGTQADRARIPYADGTLVATPGPPEEDLVPSLLAASDVLGTGWFAADAAQAGPGRTVAVVGDGAVGLMAVLAARQLGAERVIAMSRHPDRQELARSYGATDVVAERGADGVARIKELTDGLGAHSVVEAVGTQESFMQAVGATRAGGHLGFVGVDHEVMIPGLELFFAGIHTLGGPAPVRRYLPDLLRLVWDREIDPGRVFDLTLPLEQAAEGYRAMDERRAIKVLLTL from the coding sequence ATGCGTGGAGTGGTGATGCACACCGCGGGCGACGTGCGGGTGGAGGAGCGCGCGGAGCCCCGGATCGTCGAGCCGACCGACGCGGTGATCCGGCTGAGCGCGACCTGCATCTGCGGGTCGGACCTGTGGCCCTACCGCGGCGTCGAACCGGCCGACCACCAGGTGATGGGCCACGAGTACGTCGGGGTCGTGGAGGAGGTCGGCACCGAGGTGCGGACTGTCCGGGTCGGCGACTTCGTGGTCGGGTCCTTCGTCATCTCCTGCAACGCCTGCGAGCTCTGCCGCGCCGGGTTCCAGTCCCACTGCGTGCACGCCGAGTTCGTCGCCCAGATCGGCACCCAGGCCGACCGGGCCCGGATCCCCTACGCGGACGGCACCCTCGTCGCCACCCCCGGGCCTCCGGAGGAGGACCTCGTCCCGTCGCTGCTCGCGGCCTCCGACGTCCTCGGCACCGGCTGGTTCGCGGCCGACGCCGCCCAGGCCGGACCGGGCCGGACGGTCGCGGTCGTCGGGGACGGGGCGGTCGGGCTGATGGCAGTCCTCGCCGCCAGGCAGCTCGGGGCGGAGCGGGTGATCGCGATGTCCCGTCACCCCGACCGGCAGGAGCTCGCCCGCTCCTACGGCGCGACCGACGTGGTGGCCGAGCGCGGGGCCGACGGCGTCGCCCGGATCAAGGAGCTCACCGACGGCCTCGGCGCGCATTCAGTCGTGGAGGCCGTCGGCACCCAGGAGTCCTTCATGCAGGCCGTCGGCGCCACCCGCGCCGGTGGGCACCTCGGGTTCGTCGGGGTGGACCACGAGGTGATGATCCCCGGGCTCGAGCTCTTCTTCGCCGGCATCCACACCCTCGGCGGGCCCGCCCCGGTGCGGCGCTACCTCCCGGACCTGCTCCGGCTGGTCTGGGATCGCGAGATCGACCCGGGCCGGGTCTTCGACCTGACCCTGCCTCTGGAGCAGGCGGCCGAGGGATACCGCGCGATGGACGAGCGGCGCGCGATCAAGGTCCTGCTCACGCTGTAG